The following coding sequences lie in one Aricia agestis chromosome 10, ilAriAges1.1, whole genome shotgun sequence genomic window:
- the LOC121731249 gene encoding uncharacterized protein LOC121731249 encodes MQCFICVAYLMIICTAHPPSDREVSKPYQRRSLFHDVIESIRLRSRLPENLDQNDDNSLEPHFENYGFQNELLHLPSDSNFTPRRNDRIEMPPLKYRFPKNLKVNESKDDAAKEEIVLYVNTPSDINDAKPSTQKPKKQRPKPKPTNNRIATKNKEEESTEPPLVEDRPISNTMSGQSQIGNRDSQTVVKPTVIVNFRGSVNHRESEIRLERRKNENITKTVLPQNIFNINQEIKLEKMDEMGSTGGAGKAGASGKIKQHISFVPQRQTKADPRADEDMIMCETGWQDKNGASRKQDTVQILFSLK; translated from the coding sequence atgCAGTGCTTCATTTGCGTCGCGTACCTGATGATAATCTGCACGGCGCATCCGCCGTCGGACCGCGAGGTGTCGAAGCCCTACCAGAGGAGATCCCTGTTCCACGACGTCATCGAGTCCATCCGACTCCGGTCCAGACTCCCAGAAAACCTAGACCAGAACGACGACAATAGTCTTGAGCCTCACTTCGAGAACTACGGCTTCCAGAACGAACTGCTTCATCTACCCAGCGACTCCAACTTCACGCCGCGAAGAAACGACCGAATAGAAATGCCCCCCCTCAAATATCGCTTCCCGAAGAACCTCAAAGTAAACGAGAGCAAGGATGACGCAGCGAAAGAGGAAATCGTGCTGTACGTCAACACTCCCAGCGATATTAACGACGCAAAACCGTCCACACAGAAACCAAAAAAGCAGAGACCAAAACCGAAACCGACGAACAACAGAATAGCCACAAAGAATAAGGAGGAGGAAAGCACGGAACCCCCTCTCGTTGAAGACCGACCGATCAGCAACACCATGTCAGGCCAGAGCCAAATCGGCAACCGCGACTCACAAACGGTAGTCAAACCCACGGTCATAGTCAACTTTAGAGGATCAGTCAACCACAGGGAAAGCGAGATAAGATTAGAAAGGAGGAAAAACGAGAACATAACGAAGACAGTTCTACCTCAGAACATATTTAACATCAACCAGGAGATAAAGTTAGAAAAGATGGACGAAATGGGTAGTACCGGCGGTGCGGGTAAAGCAGGTGCATCGGGGAAGATAAAACAGCATATCAGTTTTGTTCCTCAGAGGCAGACGAAGGCAGATCCGAGAGCTGACGAAGACATGATCATGTGTGAGACGGGGTGGCAGGACAAAAATGGCGCCAGTCGTAAGCAGGACACCGTGCAAATACTGTTTTCTCTGAAATga